The DNA window GCTAAGGTTGAAAGGCATACTGCTGAACAAGTAAGAGATTTGTTGAATAAGTATAAAGGTCAATTTGAAGAGAATGAATTGAAGTTTAGAACACTTGAAGAGTTGTTGTCGGAAGGAAGAACTTGGAAAGATTGGGAAGAAACAGAATACGATTGGAAGGATGAAATGGATGAGATCGTGTCTTATTATTGGGTATACAATAGAGAATTTAATGATTTAGGTAGAATATCTCCACCAGAAGATTGGCATTATTTAGAGGCTATGTATAACCATGAACTTTCTGTAATCGATTTTGCAAGGGGTGAGTTCGAAGATAGACCAGCTGCTATTGATACCATGTATGCTTATTTAGAAACATGGGCTGATCTTTATGGAAAAGAAAAAGGACATTACTTAGTAATTGGTGAAGATGACCAAGAAGTAACTAAGGCAAAGAAAGTGTCGGATGAATACAAAGCAGGAATCAGACGATTGCTAGAAGATAATATTCGGTGTGAAGGTTATTATGTAAGTAAAGTTTGTCATTATACAGAAGAACACCAGATTCAAGATATGATTTGGTTATCTAAATTAAATAATAGAGCTGCGCATATTTTACGTCCTTTAGCTGAGAAGTACGGTATTGAGATAGCTAACCAATGGGACTTACACAAGGAAGGTAGAGCTTGGGATAAGGATAAGGAAGATAAAGATTTTGATTGGGCAAAAGATATTGCAGGGGTAGGTAGTTGTTCTAAAACTTGCAAGAAGGATTTTGATTTAGTTAAGACGCAAGGAGATGAAAATGATTTGCAGTTTTTTGCAATGTATCAAGAAGCGATAGACGCCGTGGAAAGCTTTTCTATTCTTGAGACAAAAGGGAATGAGAATTCATCCAAAAGAATGATCGACTTCTGTATCAAATACAGGCCTTACCATTAATGTTATTTATTGCTCCACTTTTGGATGATATCTCTTAAGGAAGAGATTAACATAGGCTTGGAGATGTCGTCATCCAAACCGAGGGCAATGTATTTCTCTTTATCACCTTCTTAGTGCATTGGCACTTAAAGCGATTATTGGAGGCGCTGGTTTCTCTGATTTACATATCGCCTTTGTTGCTTTTTAACCATTCATTAGAGGCATTTGAATATCCATCAAGATAATATCGTACGAATTTCCCTCGATTTTTTTTACTGCATCAAGTCCATCAACTGCAACATCCATGGTGCAACCAGTTCCTGTGAGCATAGCTCGGGCTACCAAAATATTTACTTCCATACCATCAACAAGAAGTACATGTATGTTTTAAAATTGAGTAGTGATAGAGTCTTGCGTGATTTCGGTTGGTAACAGAGATTTACTAGCAATAGATGTGAACCAGAAATTTCTTCCTTTACCAACAGCACTAACAACGCCAATTTTCCCTCCCATCAGGTGCGATAGTTTTTTAGCGATCTACAAACCTAAATCAGTTCCCTGTGCTTTCTTGGTAGAGCTTTGGCCTAGCTGCTGGAATGCGTTGAAAAGAATTTGCTGATCCTTAATAGAAATCCCATCACCGCTATCAATTATTTATATTTTAATAGTGCAGTTCGTATCTTCCTTTGCTTGCACGGTAGATCGAATGGTAATTTCATCACCTTCAGTAAACTTAATTGCGTTGCTTATCAAGTTCGATAATATTTGTTTTATCCTGACTTCATAGCTCATGTTTGCCAAGAATTCGCTTTTGGATTCAGCGCTTTTTTCTGCATCATTTTTTAAGCTGTACAATGTTTGTCACCATATCATTGAAAAGACGTTTCTAGCGTATTTAATTATTCAATAAAACTCTCGGAATAGGCTCGTTTGGAATAATCTCCTTTCATGATATCTTGTGCAATAGTAGCCAGCCGTTGTAGGGGTAGAAATAAACCCTTGTAAATAAAGGATGATGAGAATCATAATTATCAACGTTCCAATAGCGATCCAAGTGATAGAAAGATAAAACTACTTAGGTTTGCTTCCAGTTGAATTGTATTTCCTACTATTAAGATTTTGCCAACTTTTCCAAAATCATAACTAATGTCATTAACAACATATAGTTGATTTCCATGGATCCTAAAATTATCGATCTCTTGAATTTTGAATTCAAGTTCGGCTTCTCTAAAAATTCTCTCGGCAAGAATTGTGTTGTTCGTATCGGTAATTTGGATGAAATAAATATCTACTTGTGCTTTTAAATTATTGAGGTTAGAAAGGATTTCTGAATTCTGTTCAAGTCAAATTGCCGTTGAACTATTATCTCCAATTACAGAACTTAATGCCTGAATACGTTGTTCCGAAGCGATAAGAAAGTTTTCTTTCGTTTCCTTTTGGATATGAAAATAAGAACTGCCATAGAGAGAAGAGTAACCACGAAGCCTCCAATAACGAGTATGTTCCGTATGTTGATAGTTCTATTCATTAGTTAATGATTTTAGCTATTGAATAGATTTTGGAACTGAGCTTAATACCAGACTTGTCGACCACAGACTTGTTGATTTCAATTTTAACTTGGCTAGATTCTAAATCGGTATCGAGGTTAATAGCGCTTCCCTTTTTTGCGCAATTATAACATTCACTTACTAGTAAGGTATCTGTATGGCTGATAATCTCTGCTAGCTCTTTGAGGTCTTTTGAATATGATTTCGGAATAAAAAGCAAATCAATATCTTCCTATTCGGTAATTGATTTAGGAATGATTTTCGATATGAGTTTTCCCATTAATGTCTCTGTGGCTTGCATGTTCTTTAAGAACCTCTCCGGAATAATCTTCACCGTATGTGGCAAATCGGATATTTCCATCAAAGTTTAAAGATGTTTCTGACCATTCAACAAAAAAGAGAATTTTTGTTAAAATAATGAACTTCACTTTACCATCATCATAGTCAGTCATGGACATGAACATGCCACTTCCAAGGAGAATAATGAATAATGAAATATTAAACTTCAACCAATAGGGTTTTGAAATTCAAAATCACCGTCAGAGTTAGGTCTGCGCGGAGTAATAGCTAAATATTTACGCTATTAAGTAATGATGGTTTCGGGGGAAGTTGCAAATACGTAATTATACCATATAATATAGAACGATAGTTTTTCTAGTAATAATTTCTAATAAAAGGTAATCCACTCAGATTTAGTTGTTTGTTGAATAGACTGAATAGACTGAATAGTCTTCTCGATTAGTTAGCAGTGATTACACAAAACCCAATGTTGATATTCCCGGTTTCTTTATCGACATAGAGTTCCCGTTCTTTCACGGTACCGTCGCATGTTTTCGATGAACAGAATAATGATCCCCCCGCTAGGCGGGTTGAGTCTTTGAGAGATACTTCCGTGATGTCCCAAACATTTCCAATAATATTTGCCTTGTGAATAGGTGTAATGGGATTCTTTTTTTCTGCAATAATCAGTCTATTATCTAAGTCTGCAAAATCCCAATATTCGTCGTAACTGGGTAATCGAACCTTAGCCCACTTGCAATAGGCGATAGCATCGTTGTAACTGACTTGGGTAACAGGAAGGTCTTTGGATGATGGTGTAAGTTTTCCATCCGGTGTCTTCCAGTTGGCGCCATCCACCGTAATAAATTTGTAAACGTCCTGCTGTACAATCGACCATCCGTACTTCTCAGCATCGGTTTTATAATTAGTCTCGTTTACGAATTCTTCAAATTGAGCATTCGAAACAGGGACAAGTTCTTTGTTGTTTTCGTTGCAGCTTAGGAACGCTGTGAATAGTAAGATTAAATAAACGTGCTTCAACTTAATCTTCGGAAGGAGTTCCTTTATCGCTAGCTAAAGATGCCTTAAAATCATCCATCACTTGATACAAAGGCCAATCAACCCAAGTATTCGATAGGTAGTTTGTTTCAGGTACTTCTTCTTTAGGGTCAATTAAGAGATTGTAAATAGAAGGGTAAACCATTTCTTTGATTGCATATCCTCCTTCTTCCATTTCTTTAATTAGGATTTTCCAATCTCTCCATTTAGCCCCAAACAGAATATTTCCTAAATATATCATTACTGATTCTCTTGCAGATTTTATTGTTTCACCCATTAGGAATTTTGTTTGATCCGCGCCATCTATTATCCTATCCGTTGGCACATCTCCACCTGTCCATGTTGCTAGCGTTGGGAATAAATCTACTAAATGGAATAATTGATTAGATACTTTTCGTTCAGGAACTTTACCGGGATATCTTATTATAAAAGGTACACGTAGTGATCCTTCATAAGGGGAGAACATCGCTCTTTTCCAAACACCAGTACTTCCAAAAGATCTATCAACGCCTTCTCGTCCATTATCGGAAGTAAATATAAAGATGGTGTTTTCTTTTAATCCAAGCTCATCGATAGTTTTAAGTAAATCACCAATATACGAATCCGTTTGAGCCAATACATCGGCGAATTTACCATTGCCAGTAGATCCTTTAAAATCGGGATGTGGATTAACGGGTTCGTGTGTTTGTGTATAAGGCAAATAGGCAAAGAATGGTTTGTTTTTACTTGCTTTTCGTTTGATGAAATCAATGGCCTTTACGGTTATTTCTTTATCTATTGTTGCTCTTCTAGGTAGATCATATACTCCAATTTCTTTTGGTTTTTCACCTTTCGTGCACTCAACTACATATGTGAAACGTAGATCAGGGTGGGCATCATCTCTCCAAAGGTCGCTGGTTGGCCAAAATGCTTGATCCGAAGAGTTAGGTATGCCATACCATTCGTCAAAACCTTGATCAGTAGGAAACCTTCCTTCCCAATCGCCTAAATGCCATTTGCCAAACATTCCGGTTGCATATCCTTGCTTTGTAAGCATTTCTGGAAGAGTAATCTCCCAACTTGTAATGCCCGACCATACACCTCGGTATTCATCCGTACCTGCTATTTTTCTCGTTCTTATGCCGTAACGCCCTGTCATTAACGAAGCCCTTGATGGTGTGCATTCTGCTTCAACGTTGAAATTGGTTAATCTAAATCCTTCGTCAGCAAGACCATCGATGTTAGGAGTTGGTGCTCCTCTGAGTTCGCCACCGCCGTAACAGCCCACTTCTCCGTAGCCAAAATTGTCCATCACCACCATCACAATGTTTGGCTTTTTACTGTTATCTGCTCCTAAAACTGTGCTTAGGTTTAATGCAGTTAAGAATACGATTAGTGTTATTTTATTCATTATGTATCTGTTTTTCTGCTAATTTATTAATTAACAATTAAATAATCTTTATTGTGATTAACAATGTTGTAAAATTGCAGTTTCGCGCTAGATGTGTAAGACCTGGTATATTTGTATTTAGCCGATCGTAGTCTAATATTAGCACTATAATTTGGAATAAGCCCATAAATGAATAGTATATCATCTATAACTTCTAAAGATCGAATAGCCACACTAGATGTCTTAAGAGGCCTAGCATTATTTGGTGTGTTAGTCGGCATTTTTAGTGAATTCATATTCTATGAAATGGTTATCTCTTGGGATTCCATGGTAGGCCTATCGACACATTCGATAGACTCTTTTGTTAGCCCTTTCATAAAGTTGTTTATCACAAATAAGGCCAATACACTTTTTGCTTTTCTTTTTGGATTGGGGTTCTATGTGCAATGGGAGAGAATAAAGGATAAGCGTTCAGATGCTAAAGTCATTTACTTGAGACGCACATTGATATTAATGCTTTTCGGCGCTTTTCATCTGTTTGTAATGTTGGCTTGGGAGGTGCTATTTATGTATGGAATTATAGCATTTATACTTTTCTTGATGAAGGATAAAAGCGATAAGTTTTTGCTTTATATAGGTTTGTTTTTGGCTCTCTTTGGGATGATAATTATTGAAGGTCTTAGCCAGTTTTTGGAGATGTGGCAATATGTAAATCCGGAGTTAATATACAATGAAGACGGTGGTTATAATATTATGCAAGGGGAGTGGGGATACGCTACGCTATTTAGCTACTTCTGGGAAATGAACTTGTATGAGCTGATTTTGAATGGCAGTATAATTAGCTACATCCTTTATGCCTTAGGTCGGTTTATGCTTGGTTTCCTTAT is part of the Flavobacteriales bacterium genome and encodes:
- a CDS encoding sulfatase-like hydrolase/transferase; translation: MNKITLIVFLTALNLSTVLGADNSKKPNIVMVVMDNFGYGEVGCYGGGELRGAPTPNIDGLADEGFRLTNFNVEAECTPSRASLMTGRYGIRTRKIAGTDEYRGVWSGITSWEITLPEMLTKQGYATGMFGKWHLGDWEGRFPTDQGFDEWYGIPNSSDQAFWPTSDLWRDDAHPDLRFTYVVECTKGEKPKEIGVYDLPRRATIDKEITVKAIDFIKRKASKNKPFFAYLPYTQTHEPVNPHPDFKGSTGNGKFADVLAQTDSYIGDLLKTIDELGLKENTIFIFTSDNGREGVDRSFGSTGVWKRAMFSPYEGSLRVPFIIRYPGKVPERKVSNQLFHLVDLFPTLATWTGGDVPTDRIIDGADQTKFLMGETIKSARESVMIYLGNILFGAKWRDWKILIKEMEEGGYAIKEMVYPSIYNLLIDPKEEVPETNYLSNTWVDWPLYQVMDDFKASLASDKGTPSED
- a CDS encoding DUF418 domain-containing protein; this translates as MNSISSITSKDRIATLDVLRGLALFGVLVGIFSEFIFYEMVISWDSMVGLSTHSIDSFVSPFIKLFITNKANTLFAFLFGLGFYVQWERIKDKRSDAKVIYLRRTLILMLFGAFHLFVMLAWEVLFMYGIIAFILFLMKDKSDKFLLYIGLFLALFGMIIIEGLSQFLEMWQYVNPELIYNEDGGYNIMQGEWGYATLFSYFWEMNLYELILNGSIISYILYALGRFMLGFLIGRKGWIQNANLHIAGFKKVLWYTLPLGLVMGYWSLSIISVYDYGNIEEMPFLVGFAYLIDFLSIIPIATGYICLVVLGMNSLFSRKILCLFAPVGRMALTNYVIMCQSVNFTYFSIGPGLGLAGEIGTTYILGFSIGVFVTLTITSNIWLKYFRFGPLEWCWRALTYKELPVMMKG
- a CDS encoding YfiR family protein is translated as MLFIPKSYSKDLKELAEIISHTDTLLVSECYNCAKKGSAINLDTDLESSQVKIEINKSVVDKSGIKLSSKIYSIAKIIN
- a CDS encoding response regulator is translated as MEVNILVARAMLTGTGCTMDVAVDGLDAVKKIEGNSYDIILMDIQMPLMNG
- a CDS encoding SUMF1/EgtB/PvdO family nonheme iron enzyme yields the protein MKHVYLILLFTAFLSCNENNKELVPVSNAQFEEFVNETNYKTDAEKYGWSIVQQDVYKFITVDGANWKTPDGKLTPSSKDLPVTQVSYNDAIAYCKWAKVRLPSYDEYWDFADLDNRLIIAEKKNPITPIHKANIIGNVWDITEVSLKDSTRLAGGSLFCSSKTCDGTVKERELYVDKETGNINIGFCVITAN